Within the Pangasianodon hypophthalmus isolate fPanHyp1 chromosome 19, fPanHyp1.pri, whole genome shotgun sequence genome, the region atgagtaaATCCCCACGGCCACGTAGGGGATATATAGTGGAaaatcttcccagaagagcggaggttattataacagcaaagggggattaaatctggaatgggatgatcAGGTTTCCACATACTCTTAACTATATAGTGCATAAACGTGTGATCTGTCTTGCAGccagcactgctgtcagagctgtgcagttacagaaaattaatcaacaccacctgaccaatcagcatgGACATTTCTAAAGTGCTGTGATACAAACTTtgttaataaatcatattttcatttgtaGCATGAAATTAAGCCTCACCATCGCCAAAATCACaaacaatatttaaacacaGTTCAGTCAGGCCTTACTAAAACACACTGGAGAAGTCCATAACTCTCCATATGGCCGCAAACGCTTCATATCGCACCGACTCCGTCTGCTGGAAGCGTCCCAGCAGCTCCTCACAGTCGCTTTTAAACGGAATCCAGTGGACATCACACGTTTTTGTGgcttaaaacaataaaatacagcgTTAAAACAACAGGCATTATAAAGCAGAGAGGAACACAACCACCCAACTCACCCGCCGCCATCCGGACCGAGAACTGACAGGTGGGCGGAGCCTCGGCGTTAATTAGGCTCACCTGCTCAAACACGTTCGGAAGCTCGAGCTGGTGGGAGGAGCCTAACGGctaattaaacaaacacattgGTCATGTGACTGAACAATTTGTTGGTCAGTCACATGAACAACAAATCttggtcatgtgactgtgttTTGTCTGGGAAACTTACTATTGCAATGTGCAGAGaccaataaatgttaaataatcatcgAAAGCTTAATATAAACTTATCGTtgatgttacagccggaactactgtcagagccgtgcacaccttctgaccaatcagattcgagaactcATCCGCGCTGTGGTAAAATGATGTGTTAATGCACCAGATTTTAAACGAATATACACTATGTAGTATAATGTTCTAAGATTTagaacacctgatcatcacacccatatgtggctcttccccaaactgttaacacaaagttggaagcacttGATGTCTGTAggtttaagatttcccttcactggaactaagaggccatgaaaacatggtttacCAAAGTTGGAGAGGAAGAGCTTGACTGTCCTGTACACAGCCCttacctcaaccctactgaacacctttagggagaactggaacgctgactgcaccccagaatAACCTAATCTTTGCCCTTGTgctgcttagcaaccaaagctaACTTTTACCAGACTACATTGCAAGGTGGAagaattgtttattgcaaatagtatgaatgataaattaaatcatttactgACCTCTGACATTTATAGTTTTTTGCGGCTGTTTTATTAAAGCAATAAGGCACTCAATGGCATTTGTTAGTTATTTTATCATGGGTAAAGGGAGCTTTACAtatgataaaatcactgtaatgcATGCTCTCTCATGGCTAACTGCTTTATCATTTAACATAAATTCTAAGTTGACATTCAACAATGTCAAACCATAAATATCTCCTAATGCTTATTGACAAACACTTCAttaattgctttttaaaaaaggcaTCTAAGAAAACAGTTACCACAAAATATTCTGGTCCACAATTATCCTTTAATGATTATgcaataaacaatacatttagTGTTAAGGAAATGTATGTGTACAGACTgccaaaataaatgaacagtaGAGTACAACCACCACAAAAGCGAATGTTCATCCTActgcaaaatataataaaatgaaaatatctgcAGGACAAAGTCAACTTATGAAAGCACAAGGAAAACATACCTTTGTTTATCTGAGCATTAATGTTCTATATACCATTAGACACTTGAATAACTGTTATCAGCGTTGCATGGTCACGCTACATTACGCTTCAAAAGCATAATATTAAAATCTACCCTGCTGGATGGCATGGGACAAGCATTAAGTGTAAGCATCTATTAAGACAGAAAAAGTGATagctaaaaatataaaaatttatcaCATAATTAACCTCAACATCTGTTTCAACCTCTTTGAGATGTGGGATGTGAGAAACTCCATATTATAGACATTCGCACATTGCCAAAAATGTCACAATTTCAATTCTTTTGAATTCCCTTTTTGCACATTTGCGAGAACAGCTTTTACCTGTGCGCAGTGGACTGATGAACTACACAAGTATGTCCATAGCAATAAGAATATGAATATCTGCCATGGAGACTAcggatggggaaaaaacaagcaCTCTTAAATGTAACCGTTTACAAACAAAACTGATAAATgataaaagagaaaacaaatatggttataataattgttaaatgtaaatttttgtaaaaaaaaaaaaatggtttgtaTATTGCATGAGCTGCTGGTATTCTATCTTACGAAAATAGTTTATTGTGCGACTTTAGCTACAATACAAAATGCTTGGGAAATGGGTAGACAAAAACAGAAGGGACACAGAGAAGGGAGAAGTGAATATCTGTGTTTAGGGAAGTGTGCGTTTAGCATTAAGGCTCTCGACTTTGCTCTTGGTCATAGTGGAGGCTACACTCCTTTGCCTTGATTAGCAAGAGAATATATGCCTCTAATAATCATTAAGGATTTGGCCTCCAGGCCACTGGTATGAGGGACGCCCAACAGAGAGCGATGGAATATGTAGGGACAGTCAGCAGACCGTGAACAAGTGGGGCAATGGTTCTACTTTGGAAGGTAATGTGGGGTAGAGTAAGGGCATACAGTGGGATACAAAGGGATACAGTGTCCGGAATTGCTAAGCAAGCTAGACTCAGTTAACTTGGTCCAGAGCACGCAGCAGCTCCTCGCCCTGCAGCAGGGAGTGACGGTCCTGAATAGGAGCGTTGACCTCGCAGTCGTAGCGTGTCAGTTGTGGTAACCCTCCACTGCTCTCAAATGAGCTGCACAGCAAACGACTGGCCATATCttcagagaaaaacaaaaaagccattactttttaaaacaacaaataaaaggCAAAGCAGGACATAACATAAGAATGCCTATTAATCTTTCAGTATGAGTGATAGAGCTTTTGTTGTTGAGGGCAGTAACAGAGGATCACTTTGTGGTTCTTGTCACTTACCAGACGGTAGTATCAGAATGGTTTTGTTCCCACCAAGCAGGCCTGAACCTTTAACCTCCAGCACCTTGGCCCTCTTTCCAGGCTCAACAGCTTCATCCATAGATTGGAACAAAGCATCCTGGAATAAAGGGCACATTTAGTGTATTTGCAAATGTAGacttaagattttattttagtaCTATCTAGCAAAGTTTGATGACTAAATGTTTACCACTGTTTTAGCTTTAATTACAGCtataagcattaaaaaaagcatacaGTTAAGgattactatttttaaaatagttgtACTAGTCAAACAAACAAGAATATTATAAGTAACGATTAACACTACTGAAAAATGGAGAAGTACATTATTTTCAGAAGCCAACAAagacattttcatcattttcagaCTTTCACATCCTTTACAATAGAAACTTTCATAACAAGGCTGTTATGAAATGTGTCTGAtaataaaatgctatttaaaaaaaaaaaaaaaagaataacagagCTGTAGACTCACCAGCCCGACAGCCTGAGACAGGGAGGTAatctccagtttcctcttcCGCTGGGCATTCTGAACACTTAACAGCTTTGTAGAAAGCTCCTGGTCTTCCACTTGCATTCTGGAAAGCAAGAGTtgctttattattgttaatgaatATAATGAACAATAATATGAATATAGTATCTTCTAACATCCTGCTACACAAACATAACTGTCTCTGATAAACGTCAAAATGTCTGAACATTTCACTTGTTTTGTATTTGCTGGAGCATGATTTTGGCATGGGTTAAGATTTTAAATACAGTTCAGACAAGCAGCAGTGTTTATGTATTTTAGTCAACTAAAGTGAAACAGTTTTTCTAACTGAAAacctaatgttttatttttattttctcctcaaATTTCGCCAATATGCTCTTCAAGCGGTCCCAAACCACAAATACAGTATTTCCTAAGTTTTGTTATGCATTTTATCAAAAAGTAACTTTTGAGTAATTGATTGTACTCTAAAGGTGTTAGCATAAATACACAGCTCAGAAAAGGCAGATCTTGCAGTTTAAATAGTTCCACCCTTGTCCAATCAACCAgttctgacatttttatttgtaaaatattttgttctaTATTATGAGTACAAGGTACAAGTTCATCAGGGAAAAAGAGGCTGTTCCTGAACATTAGTTTTCATCACCAAGATTAACACTAACAACACTGACCTCTTGGCCAACGAGATGCCCGTCTTTGGGGTGTTGTCAAGGGCTTGGGAGGGCTCACTGACGGGTGCAGCAAAGATGCTGCTCACCTCCTGCAGAAGGTGGAGGGGGGAGGGGACACGGGATGATGGCTCTGGTTTTATAGAGCCGTTGGAACTGGATGTTGAAGATGGACGAGTAGGTGACTGCTGGAAGAGGGAGTTAATGTCAGAACCAGTCTGAGGACTAGAAGGGAGTGGGTCCAGAGAGGAGGGGATATGCAGCTGGAAGTCATCATCCATTGGAATATATGGGGCGAGCATTTCGAGGTCAAGATCACCCATTTCCTTGAAGGCAGAAAATGAGACACTTTAGAATGTGCAGCTTATTCAGAGAAAGCAGAATTAAGTGTTGCATGTACAGCGGCAACTGGAAAATGTCTGTCAGTCTTACATGTGTGTTAAATTGGGTgttggcctctgtgtcagtagCAAACATTTTCTCAACCAAATCCAGTTTAAATTCGGAGCCAATATCTGAATCCACATGGAAGTAATCTGCTGGACTGCTGGGCTGCAGGGAGAGAGCAGGAAAACAATTTCAGCATCATGTCAAACTCTTTTTCAATCATATTGGCATAACTATCAACACCAATAACTGAGAATTGAAAAGTAAAATTCTGTACAAGTAGGCCTGTGAAAACATTAGTCATCATATGAAGTGTCTACCTCTGAGGAACTGGCGGAGCTGGAAGGAGTACTGGCAGTGTCTGGGGTGCGGTGTGATGTGGAAGAGAATGAAAAGTCCCCTCCTCCAGGCTCCATTTTAGCCAAAGCTGGAGATGGATCGCTGGGAGCCAGTGGTGACAGGGGCAAAGGGAGTTTCTCACTGGTGGAAGGCAGCATGACATCATTGTAGAGGGGCACCTCCTTCAGCAGCTGCATCTCAGAGTCTGAAAAATGTTATCAGAGGTTTTGCTGTAATTTTCTTGATGGTGTATAGTGTAACTTCGGCTCATGCTTTAAAGCTTAACTGAAACAAATCATTTTAGGGAGAGATTTTGGTTCATCATACCAGATGACTATTAAAATCACTTAAGTCATCAACTCTACAACCACTGACATATTGTCAAATGTTGAAcatacactaaatggccaaaagtttatggacacctgaacatcacacccatacatgctttttgaacatcccattccagatttagtccccctttgctgttataataacctcctctCTCCTgagaaggatttccactagattcaaATCACAGTGTTCTAGTTCATCCTGAAAGTGTTTAATGGAGTTGGGGTCAGGGACCTGTGCAGGactctcgagttcttccactccaacctttgcaaaccatgtcttcatggacttcgctttgtgcacaaggtCACAAagcatgtttgggcctcttagttccagtgaaggaaaatcttaatgctacagtataaaaaaacattctatacaattgtgtgcttccaaatgtGTGGCAACAGttgggaaaaaacaacaaatgggtgtgacggtcagctgtcaacaaacctttggccatataacaTACATATACTGTGCAGAAGGGGCGTATTAACCTGGGCTGTCGAAATCAAGGGAAATAATGGTGTCCCCTGCAGCTGGAGCCAGAACAGTGAGGGCTTCTGGCTCATCCTTTAGCTTGTCGTACAGGCTCGTGGGGCTCTCCACAGAGCAGGTCAGCTGGTCCTTCTTGAAGAGCTTCATCATGTCCATAACTGAACTGTCCTCGTGCTCTACTTgcagctcctcctccttctccacaGTCTCCTCAGGCACATTCTGTTGCAGAGAAAGAACCATGTCCTCCTCCACAATACCACTGTAAGACATATCAGTGGCATCACAAAGATTACATTTCACTGCAATACATTTAATAGAGTGAGCAAAAATGCAACCTTAGGCACTGGTCCTTTTACAGATAAAGTGAAATTATGTCTTACCTGAGAACATAGTTGACACACACAATGCACTGTGGCTGGGAGTTCTTGGGGTTGTAAATGACTGTGGCTTGAGTTTCAACCCATACATAGCCTGCTTTCTTGGCCAGCATTCGATATTGGCCTGTGGTTGCCTGGCCCTTTGCAAACACTgaatatggagaaggaaaatCTAGTCAGGCGAATTCTCTTGGCACGAAATAATTTCTTATCCTTTCTTATACTTTTGGTAGTTTAGTGTGCAATTAGCATGTAAAAAACATTGATCACTGCAGTTTCTTTCATGTGGGTGTCAGCATTATGATTACAAGAGAACAAGAAGTGTCTTCATCACTAAGTAGCATATAAATGACCTAAGGAAACTTACAATTATGATGTGTCTTGTTGAGGTGATCAGAGTCCAGGGCATGGTAGTATTCATACACAGACCTATTTAACAGGTCATCTGGTTCATGTCCCATCAGCTCTGTGATTCTGATAGACAAAGAATAAGATTACTCATATATAGGCCCAAGAGAGATAGCAATTAATTCCTGGTACATTCAGAGAGTACAGAGCATTATCGTCATTCTAGCCATATACAACTGTACAGTAAAACGAAACAGTTTTTTCCAAGTCATTGGTCAAgatattatagaaaataatattatagattatataatacAGAGATTATTAATTCCAGTGAGGCTTCCCAGTTTGCATGTGCCAGAATGTTAAAATGTCTTTCACCATCGTAAggatataattatttaaaaacaccaCTAGGTGGTGATAAACCCAAGGTTTCCccacaagaacaaaaaaaattcatgacaGGACAACAGAAAACATGGCTCTAAAGTACaattgtatttgtttaaaaaaattaactctCTTCACCTCTCATCACAGTATGAGAACTTCATGTCCAGAGTATGGCGGCTTAGGAAGGTTTTGCTATCCAGAGGCACCTCAATGTTGGAGGGGTGAGGGATAGGCTCACAGATCAAAACCAGATAAGTAATGGAGGGCTCTTTAAATCCACCGTCCCCAGAATTGTCACTGTGCTCCTGAACACGCACATGTCCTGTGCAGTGAAGAACCTGAAAGACAAAACAAATCAGTATCAGCAAGAATGAGCAAGgatcattattttacattttcaccaaAAGTAAAATTGCCTCAAGGACTAACAAGACAATAGTTGAAAATCTCACAAGATGTACTATTCTGCTAGGTGAGCCAAATGAAAATAATACGCTGTGCTAGTGAGAAAAAGTCTCCCTTTTCTTGCTGATGTGTGCCTGTCCTAGCTAAGATGTAATTTCAGATACACACTGAAATTTTGACCACAAGATTAAGGTGACTTACTCTGTACCTGACTCACaatgtttccatggttacaCTCTATGTACCATGTGTACATCTGAGCTTAGGAAAGTATGGTGTAATTAGTAATGAACACAGAGACTTACTTTCCAAGTGGCGGACTTGATGTTGACAGTGCGTCCTCTACTAGTGAGTGTGCACTTCATCCGCAGGAAGAAGCTTCGCTCTGTGTTTTGCTCCTTGGTTTTCTTGGACCCTACACAATAAGCAAGTTACACAAGGTCATTAGCTAAACTCTacttaaaagaaattaattaataccAAAAGTAACCCCTTTAATTGGCTACCATGTAATGACAATTATATGAGGTGAAGTGAGTGGCTCACCAGTTCTGTGCACCAGCATTTCCCTTACTTCCTCGTGATCACAGGGATGTGCAAAGTCAAAAATGCTGTGGCCAGTCAAATCAAACTGAGAGACAAGGAGATGAACAAACAGCATTACAGACAATCTGAGAACATAAAAGCTACAGGGTTTTTGGGTAAATATCTACCTGTGTGAGGCCCATGCATTTGCAGACATTTTCAGAGAGATAGACCATGTCTCCATCCTCAGACAGCACCATTAGGAAGCCCTCCAAGGCTTTCAGGTAGAAACTGTTGAGCTGGCTCTCCAGCTCAGACTCTTCCTTTGCTTCATctaaacacaaaaaagacagTTCAGTCTGACTACTTTTATCATTTAGCATCAACCGCATTCTTTTTGCATTTGAATTATTAAATTTCCTACAACACGATTACTAGCAGACAGCTGTTATACTGCTTAAAGATGCATCATATTGAAACTTTCTATAGCTACTGCTAGTATTAGTTCTTCTTCTGCTTACTTTCACGGAAATGTTAGAtaagaaatgtagaaaatattACTGACATCTGTAAACATGTACCCAGCAAACAGAGGCTGTCTGAACCCACTACCCACATTTTGATCATATCTCAGTAATGCTGATAGCCTTTGACTGATATACCAATTGCAAGTGCCATGATGCAACACTATGATTTAAGTTAATTTGTTACGCCACTTAACACCTTTGCAACATAAATGTCTTAACTAGTGATGTTAATAATTAATCTTCTGCCAAAAATGGTTGACAATGGTAGTGTAACAGCACTTGCGCTTACCTGCAACACTGCAACATGATGACATGCAtagaatttttttcaaataaaaactaGTAGCTGTGTGGACTAGTAGCTCCTTGTGACTTTTCATCCTAATGTATAGGGGTCGaccaatatgtttttttttccagggcCGATACAGGTACTGATTATTAGTAATCAAGGATCAGATGTCATCAGTAATCAGATGACCGATATTTGGGGCCGATATTCATTTACCATAAACTTGATGTTTGTAGTGTGAAAATTTTCAAGAATGCAACTCTTACTCACAACTAACATTATATGAACATAATGTTTAATGCTAgaacattataaaaaataaagtgcttTGAAAAAAACTGTGCGAAAAGTATACTAATGACAGTAGTCATctcaagatgtgtgtgtgagtgagtgaaattATATGACCGAGTGCACTGTACTTTTTGCCAACTGCGTTGTTCAACCTCAACATGTTCTTACCTTTCCTCTCACTGTGGAAGTGAATGCAGGCGCTGTTTCATTCCCACGTTTCTCACAAACACCGTACAGCGCTGCAGGACGGGACATAGAGACAGACTACAGTAGTGTTGGTTGGTTGTACTCGATGCACCATCCACATTCCAAGCAATCCAATAACGCTGTGGGAGGGACATTGAGCCAGACTACagaagtgtgtctgtgtttctttttttttttttttttttttttttttaaatcgtggTGTCAGATATGCACATACATAACAAAAAATGCTTTTATCGACAAGGAAACAAGTTCAAGTGTCGATTTTAATAATTGGAGAAGATGCTGAATATCGGCTCCAGTTATCAGTTGGGCCAATAATGGGTCGACCCCTACTAAGGTATTGTGGATGTCGATGTGGCGACGAGTCCATATTAGCCTATGCACGTTAAGCTTAAGTTATACTTCAgctgtggattttttaaatttcattttcattttcctttaaagtCAATTGTCTATAAAGATATGTTTACTGCTGTCTTGTGTTTGTCAATTACTGATGTCAATTATTGACCAAGGAAATCCCTTAAATTTTGCAACCCTAGTCTTAACAGCTTTGGACTATCTACAATCCCCCTGAAAAGGTTTCACTTGATGCAGGTAACAGTACTGAAATGATTGTACACATCCACTGGCCCTTAGACTGACCAGATTTCAGCAGTTTTCTCATGCGCAGGTAGCTGATGGCGAGTCTCATGATGGAAGCCTTGTCCAGGTGGGAGGTGACATTGTGGGGCAGGGGCAGTTGGTGTGCGAGCTCGTAGAAGACCTCAGACTCCTTGCCCCTGCGACATCGGGCCGCATCCCTGGACTTCTCCTTCCTGCGCTCCGAGCTCACCCTGGAAAGACAAGAAGGGAATTATTTTAGCACTGCCCCTACAAGACTCCTGCTAAGCCTGACTCAGACATGGGAAGTAAATGCAAGGTCATCTCAGTTTTCTTCTGCCATTTGTGTATCCTCGTATATGCAGTCTTTTTGGCCTACCACAAATGCATAAGAAATAAGCTGTCATTGGTATTGGCTAGATGTGGTGGAGTGACGGTATCATAGAACAGATTGTTTGTCAAGACCAAAGGTTGATGAGTTATGGCCACAGTCAGTTTCCAAGTTCACATTGTAAACAGAGAATAACATTATACAACGCAAGCAAAACGAGAAGTCTTTACAAGTTATTCATCTGGTCAGTGATCTTGTTCCTCACATACACTGCAGTAAAGCCAGatatgaaaatgaatgttttctcTGAGCCTTTAAAGCAGAACTTTAACCAACTTGCGGAAACAACTGCATAGGTCTACTATGTCTATgcttcattaattaaaaacatcataaaatataaaattgcattaaaaagatTTCAGTGTAGTGGAAAGCACACTGAGCGATGAATTgtactttaaataataataacaacaactaaatatttttacaatatgtaaaaaataaaataaaaatacaatttatatttcaccaaacagtaacacactgtaaaatgtatttaaaaaataccttTAACTCAAGAATTCATCAtaacagtttaaaataaaatgtatttcgCATAAGCTTTTACTGACTGGCCCAACAACTTCCTTTTGGCTTCCATTACAAGTGAGTTTAAAGTACAAGGAAATGGTCTGTGGCAACCACCCACATGCTCAACTTCGGCATGTGTCCATGTggaactgttttaaaaatagcCCCCTGTCTTTTTAGTCTGCTTCAGAAACTGAGGCTGAATGAAGCAGGAAccaaatttttttcccccaagacCTGCCCAAAAGTGCCCCACAGAACAAGTGAATTCGTCCCCAAGCGGCCTTAAGTGACCCCATTACAAAATTCAGCCATTTTATGGTTATGAGTAGAAAATGAGTAGATCACACAAGAACACTATAAACCATTTCGCATGTCTAACAAGGTAGGCTAGCCAGCAAGTACACAGACGTTAAAGCTAACATAGCAGCAAGCTGGTGTAATAATGGTTAGTCATCACTGTAGACACATCAAAATGGTAACTACCACAGCATGTACATTTTTTGGTAATGAAAGCCATCCAGGAGCAGGACACCACTCAATCTGGCAACACAGAACTAGCAGCTGGCACTGTTTGAGGGGTGGCATCTTTATAATCGTAATTTGATACTTGTTACTTGTTAATTAAACAATCTGTGAAATGTAGTATTTTCATAATGACACTTTAAACCTTTACATTGCTTTACGTAACCttcaaaaatagaaacatttttgcttgaaatattttttagccaaaacatccctctcaaagttttttttttctttcaagtttCATATGTTCTGCCATGGAGCTACTCCTAACAGTGCTCACTAGGCCATGTTTGAAGATTCAGGAAAGACGCTATGCACACACTGGATTCGCAAGACACAAAATATTCACTGCCCACGTACAGAACTGTATTCTCCTAGCCACAATAACCTCAGACAGTCTTAACCTACAGCAAGGTTTGTACAGGGTGGCTGCTGTCCTGTGACTGAAGTTAAAATCTTCATTCCCTGCTCTTTAATAGTccatggaaaaaaacagagaaatattGAGGCCTGGTGAAGAGAATTCaggctgctgcattctgcatCAGTTGCAGTTGAGTACATGTTGTACAGGGTAAAGCTGTACTCCTATTTAATTCCAGAAACTATTTGCactatgtgtgttttaaaacaaaatgaaattaaataaacttttatttgCACGCATGTATCGAAAGCATGAAAAACCAACTTCATTTGCTTCATTTGATAATTTGGTGATTTAACAATTCTCACCCACCATCACATGACAACTTCCAGCCAACACgggagagaaaaacagcatctcttccaattttgctctcttggactcccggccaCGGATGGCTCTGGCACAGCTGGGATTCAAACATTATAGTTATCTTTTCTGATGTCCTGAAGCCAAGAACAGCTGTGTTTCTAACACATCACTTGGGGACCTTAGCTGCGCTATGAAAATAGCTCTGCTTTCATGTATCACTCTTATTTCCAGTATTGTACTTCATTACCGCTGTGAGCTGCATGCAAATGGTACTGCAATAAAATGTCCATGCATGACAGTCACACAAGTGACACACAAAGCCACAAAattaaggttaaaaaaagaacagttttaataatttactaTGTTAATATTGGTGGTCCTAATTAATTAGTTTGTTCACGATTTTCTCCAAGCAGAAATGTCAAGTCTTCAGTCTAGCTTCTGAGTTGAATCACGAGACAGTCAATGTGCGTCAAAAGTGCGACTAATCATCATAGTTCCTTCGAAGGACAAATTGTGTCATCAGTTGGTGTGCGTAGTGCCACAGGCAGCAAGATGAGAAAATGAGTAGCATAAGAGCTGTTTCATTACTACGAACCaggtagagtatataatatctAAACTtgcatattaaatgaaaaagtaaatagGCAGTGTGTTTTTCACGCTGGTGACTGCTATATTAGCAACCACCTTGCCTACGAACAGAAAACTGAAAACCCAGACACATAATTTACTTGTCTGGGGTGCCTGGGATAGCGTTGTCTCACCCTGGTACATTCATTTCAGTATGTAT harbors:
- the hif1ab gene encoding hypoxia inducible factor 1 subunit alpha b isoform X1, with the protein product MDTGVVPEKKRVSSERRKEKSRDAARCRRGKESEVFYELAHQLPLPHNVTSHLDKASIMRLAISYLRMRKLLKSDEAKEESELESQLNSFYLKALEGFLMVLSEDGDMVYLSENVCKCMGLTQFDLTGHSIFDFAHPCDHEEVREMLVHRTGSKKTKEQNTERSFFLRMKCTLTSRGRTVNIKSATWKVLHCTGHVRVQEHSDNSGDGGFKEPSITYLVLICEPIPHPSNIEVPLDSKTFLSRHTLDMKFSYCDERITELMGHEPDDLLNRSVYEYYHALDSDHLNKTHHNLFAKGQATTGQYRMLAKKAGYVWVETQATVIYNPKNSQPQCIVCVNYVLSGIVEEDMVLSLQQNVPEETVEKEEELQVEHEDSSVMDMMKLFKKDQLTCSVESPTSLYDKLKDEPEALTVLAPAAGDTIISLDFDSPDSEMQLLKEVPLYNDVMLPSTSEKLPLPLSPLAPSDPSPALAKMEPGGGDFSFSSTSHRTPDTASTPSSSASSSEPSSPADYFHVDSDIGSEFKLDLVEKMFATDTEANTQFNTHEMGDLDLEMLAPYIPMDDDFQLHIPSSLDPLPSSPQTGSDINSLFQQSPTRPSSTSSSNGSIKPEPSSRVPSPLHLLQEVSSIFAAPVSEPSQALDNTPKTGISLAKRMQVEDQELSTKLLSVQNAQRKRKLEITSLSQAVGLDALFQSMDEAVEPGKRAKVLEVKGSGLLGGNKTILILPSDMASRLLCSSFESSGGLPQLTRYDCEVNAPIQDRHSLLQGEELLRALDQVN
- the hif1ab gene encoding hypoxia inducible factor 1 subunit alpha b isoform X2, encoding MVLSEDGDMVYLSENVCKCMGLTQFDLTGHSIFDFAHPCDHEEVREMLVHRTGSKKTKEQNTERSFFLRMKCTLTSRGRTVNIKSATWKVLHCTGHVRVQEHSDNSGDGGFKEPSITYLVLICEPIPHPSNIEVPLDSKTFLSRHTLDMKFSYCDERITELMGHEPDDLLNRSVYEYYHALDSDHLNKTHHNLFAKGQATTGQYRMLAKKAGYVWVETQATVIYNPKNSQPQCIVCVNYVLSGIVEEDMVLSLQQNVPEETVEKEEELQVEHEDSSVMDMMKLFKKDQLTCSVESPTSLYDKLKDEPEALTVLAPAAGDTIISLDFDSPDSEMQLLKEVPLYNDVMLPSTSEKLPLPLSPLAPSDPSPALAKMEPGGGDFSFSSTSHRTPDTASTPSSSASSSEPSSPADYFHVDSDIGSEFKLDLVEKMFATDTEANTQFNTHEMGDLDLEMLAPYIPMDDDFQLHIPSSLDPLPSSPQTGSDINSLFQQSPTRPSSTSSSNGSIKPEPSSRVPSPLHLLQEVSSIFAAPVSEPSQALDNTPKTGISLAKRMQVEDQELSTKLLSVQNAQRKRKLEITSLSQAVGLDALFQSMDEAVEPGKRAKVLEVKGSGLLGGNKTILILPSDMASRLLCSSFESSGGLPQLTRYDCEVNAPIQDRHSLLQGEELLRALDQVN